One region of Tumebacillus amylolyticus genomic DNA includes:
- a CDS encoding complex I subunit 4 family protein encodes MMGNLLTLIVFLPLLGALILGFVPRSASSQPKAIALIATFLPLLFAGILYGNFDGAQHGMQFTESKEWIHIAHAFQDKELVIGYSLGVDGLSLPFLLLTSIVTFLGVLATKSVQRVKEFFIWYLILVTGLYGCFLAQDLFLFFLFLEMTLVPMYFLIGIWGGDRKGQVATKFLIYRGLASVGILVSFVALAFKAAAVTGVMTMDMTSIANAFAKAPADVISSSFKHGIFLVLFLAILIEEAFFPFHTWLPDTHEQAPSTISMVVGGVLMKIGAYVLFRIGVGILPDAIQYYATLIAVIGVINIVYAALVAMVQKDWRRLLAFSAISHMGVVLLGVAALNQEGLQGGIFMTISSGLLSGLLFFLIGAIKERTGTTVINALGGLSKPMPILAGFLLAAALGSLGLPGMSGFISEILAFMGAFAAFPGLSAVGTLGIIFAAVYLLWAMQRTTYGPTTAQWEGLSDARAVEYVPMVVFVALIILIGVYPSILGDLVNPTISSYVTRIGG; translated from the coding sequence ATGATGGGGAATTTGTTGACGCTCATCGTATTCCTCCCGTTGCTTGGCGCTCTGATTCTCGGGTTTGTCCCGCGCTCTGCGAGCAGTCAACCCAAGGCCATCGCCTTGATCGCAACATTTCTTCCGCTGCTGTTCGCCGGCATCCTGTACGGGAATTTTGACGGCGCACAGCACGGGATGCAATTTACCGAATCGAAGGAATGGATTCATATCGCGCACGCCTTCCAAGACAAGGAGCTGGTCATCGGCTACTCCTTGGGGGTTGACGGTCTGTCGCTTCCGTTCCTGCTCTTGACCTCGATTGTGACGTTCCTCGGCGTGTTGGCGACGAAGTCCGTACAGCGCGTGAAGGAGTTCTTCATCTGGTACCTGATCTTGGTCACCGGTCTGTACGGCTGCTTCTTGGCCCAAGACCTGTTCCTGTTCTTCCTGTTCCTTGAGATGACGCTCGTGCCGATGTACTTCCTCATCGGAATCTGGGGCGGCGATCGCAAAGGGCAGGTGGCAACGAAGTTCTTGATCTACCGCGGTTTGGCTTCGGTAGGGATTCTCGTCTCCTTCGTGGCGCTGGCGTTCAAAGCGGCAGCCGTTACCGGGGTGATGACGATGGATATGACGTCGATTGCAAACGCCTTTGCGAAAGCTCCGGCCGATGTGATCTCGTCGAGTTTCAAACACGGGATCTTCCTCGTGCTGTTCCTCGCGATCTTGATCGAGGAAGCGTTCTTCCCGTTCCACACCTGGTTGCCGGATACGCATGAACAAGCGCCGTCCACGATCTCGATGGTCGTCGGGGGCGTGCTGATGAAAATCGGCGCGTACGTGCTGTTCCGCATCGGGGTCGGCATCTTGCCGGATGCCATTCAGTATTACGCGACGCTGATCGCTGTGATCGGGGTCATCAACATCGTGTACGCAGCACTTGTCGCGATGGTGCAAAAAGACTGGCGCCGACTGCTCGCGTTCTCCGCGATCTCGCACATGGGGGTTGTCCTCCTGGGCGTGGCGGCGCTGAACCAAGAGGGTCTGCAAGGCGGGATCTTCATGACGATCTCGTCCGGTCTGCTCTCCGGTCTGCTGTTCTTCTTGATCGGCGCGATCAAGGAACGCACCGGCACGACGGTGATCAACGCTCTGGGCGGTCTGTCCAAGCCGATGCCGATTCTGGCGGGCTTCCTGTTGGCCGCCGCGCTCGGATCGCTCGGCTTGCCGGGCATGAGTGGGTTCATCTCGGAGATCTTGGCGTTCATGGGTGCTTTTGCAGCGTTCCCGGGTCTGTCCGCTGTGGGTACGCTCGGCATCATCTTCGCCGCTGTCTACCTGCTGTGGGCGATGCAACGCACCACCTACGGTCCGACGACGGCGCAATGGGAAGGCCTGTCTGACGCACGCGCGGTCGAATACGTGCCGATGGTCGTGTTCGTCGCTCTGATCATCTTGATTGGTGTCTATCCGTCGATCCTCGGTGACCTGGTGAACCCCACGATTTCCTCATACGTCACGAGGATAGGAGGATAG
- a CDS encoding NADH-quinone oxidoreductase subunit N: protein MNAMNGVTQLAFPDVWHVMSPEIILILGGFLILVLDLFMSKESSRRLSPQLGILFLIAAFVLTIRNFGIVADNAAAGTGEMVNLSNMLYVLDDFGNVFKLLFTAGTAIVLLMSMDFFKHNLEVKVAEYTYIMLFATVGAMVMASALDLITLFVGLELLSISSYVLVAMRRNHAKSTEGAMKYLVIGSIASAMALYGMSFIYGVTGQTNLAMGAGTMLQLWDQFKPLLVLGFLLMLVGFGVKVALVPFHQWAPDTYEGAGNPVTSFLAVVSKAAGFALILRVFLWGFSREFGDIYIYLVILAAVTMVIGNVAALSQKNIKRLLAYSSVAQAGYLLIPLATLGKGSAIDNIWLSLGETVFYLVAYLFMTMGAFAVLSVVTRNGGNETLESFRGLWKRSPFLAVSMAVFMLSMAGMPLTAGFVGKFYIFLSTINTEMYWLGGLLFATSAIAFYYYFGVLKAIFFKDSAVESHDKIEVPTSIAVTIAIGLIGTIALGVFPDLLMKVLNGLHWFGQ, encoded by the coding sequence ATGAATGCGATGAACGGTGTTACACAACTTGCATTTCCTGATGTCTGGCACGTCATGTCGCCGGAGATCATCTTGATTCTGGGCGGTTTCTTGATTCTCGTGCTCGATCTGTTCATGAGCAAGGAGAGCTCTCGTCGCCTCTCGCCGCAACTGGGGATTCTGTTCCTGATCGCGGCGTTCGTCCTGACCATTCGCAACTTCGGCATCGTCGCAGACAATGCGGCGGCCGGAACGGGCGAGATGGTCAACCTCTCGAACATGCTCTACGTCCTCGATGACTTCGGCAACGTGTTCAAACTCTTGTTCACGGCGGGGACGGCGATCGTCCTGCTGATGTCGATGGACTTCTTCAAGCACAACTTGGAAGTCAAAGTCGCCGAGTACACGTACATCATGCTCTTCGCGACTGTCGGTGCGATGGTCATGGCGTCCGCGCTCGACCTGATCACCCTGTTCGTCGGCCTTGAACTGCTCTCGATCTCGTCTTATGTGCTGGTGGCGATGCGTCGCAACCACGCGAAGTCGACCGAGGGTGCGATGAAGTACCTCGTCATCGGTTCGATCGCTTCGGCGATGGCTCTGTACGGGATGTCGTTCATCTACGGCGTCACCGGCCAGACCAACCTGGCGATGGGCGCAGGGACGATGCTGCAACTCTGGGATCAGTTCAAGCCGTTGCTCGTCCTCGGCTTCCTGCTCATGCTGGTCGGTTTCGGGGTAAAAGTGGCGCTGGTTCCGTTCCACCAATGGGCACCTGACACCTACGAAGGTGCGGGCAACCCGGTGACTTCGTTCCTCGCGGTCGTGTCCAAAGCGGCAGGCTTCGCGCTGATCTTGCGCGTGTTCCTGTGGGGCTTCTCCCGCGAGTTTGGCGACATCTACATCTACCTCGTCATCCTCGCGGCGGTCACGATGGTGATCGGGAACGTGGCGGCGCTTTCGCAGAAGAACATCAAACGCCTGCTCGCTTACTCCTCCGTCGCTCAAGCCGGGTATCTCTTGATCCCGCTGGCGACGCTTGGCAAGGGCAGTGCCATCGACAACATCTGGTTGTCGCTGGGTGAGACGGTGTTCTACCTCGTGGCGTATCTGTTCATGACGATGGGCGCGTTCGCCGTGCTGAGCGTTGTGACGCGCAACGGGGGCAACGAAACGCTCGAATCGTTCCGCGGTCTCTGGAAGCGTTCGCCGTTCCTCGCCGTGTCGATGGCGGTGTTCATGCTCTCGATGGCAGGGATGCCGTTGACCGCCGGTTTCGTCGGGAAGTTTTACATCTTCCTGAGCACGATCAACACGGAAATGTACTGGCTCGGCGGCCTGTTGTTCGCAACTTCGGCCATCGCGTTCTACTACTACTTCGGCGTGCTCAAAGCGATCTTCTTCAAAGACAGCGCCGTGGAATCCCACGACAAAATCGAAGTTCCGACTTCGATTGCCGTCACCATCGCCATCGGCCTGATCGGCACGATTGCGCTGGGGGTCTTCCCGGACTTGCTGATGAAAGTTCTGAACGGACTGCACTGGTTCGGACAATAA
- a CDS encoding DUF1146 family protein → MPLEQVATDVGWMAGLNMVLLLFGILIAWYSLQAVRWDVFVKDPKGRPAAVLRLLLSVTLGYSLMKFVSDYVSLSSMLKHLF, encoded by the coding sequence ATGCCCTTGGAGCAAGTCGCAACCGATGTGGGTTGGATGGCAGGGCTCAACATGGTGTTGTTGCTGTTCGGGATCTTGATTGCGTGGTACAGCTTGCAGGCGGTGCGTTGGGATGTGTTCGTCAAGGACCCCAAGGGCCGACCGGCGGCGGTGCTCCGGTTGTTGCTTTCCGTGACACTGGGCTACTCCCTCATGAAATTCGTCAGCGACTACGTGTCCTTGTCCTCGATGCTGAAACATCTTTTCTAG
- a CDS encoding YwmB family TATA-box binding protein gives MKKIGIVGVILCLLIATYSVIQTRQQTVASQADTGDFLAQAFAATKADVEGYTVHNWSLVDKEFHTPDQLKALGQKLNKTFAMQNAKESQDSAGDQNAYTLRGTTAVGGTAQIVLTSMKFQDKAPQTVLVLRVEREATDLGGFKEAIQGVRETVSEANAIPQISTCIKGLRADKMSDGSSNSLIQNVFQTVKAKEIEGVRSELVTSLSGYSPLTKDYIVTNGNKMNLQVAVHYDAHLDKTRVLVGSPIVTIEY, from the coding sequence ATGAAAAAAATCGGCATCGTTGGCGTCATCCTCTGCTTGTTGATTGCAACCTACAGCGTGATTCAAACCCGTCAACAGACGGTGGCAAGTCAGGCGGACACGGGTGATTTCCTCGCCCAAGCGTTCGCCGCGACCAAAGCGGATGTGGAAGGCTACACCGTTCACAACTGGTCTCTCGTGGACAAGGAATTCCACACCCCCGACCAACTGAAAGCGCTCGGCCAGAAACTCAACAAGACCTTTGCCATGCAAAACGCCAAGGAGTCGCAAGATTCTGCAGGCGATCAGAACGCCTACACCTTGCGCGGAACGACGGCTGTCGGCGGTACGGCGCAGATCGTACTGACTTCGATGAAGTTCCAAGACAAAGCCCCGCAAACGGTGCTGGTGCTGCGCGTCGAACGCGAAGCCACAGACCTCGGCGGTTTCAAGGAAGCGATTCAAGGTGTGCGCGAAACGGTCTCGGAAGCGAATGCAATCCCACAAATTAGCACTTGTATCAAAGGTTTACGTGCTGATAAAATGAGTGACGGTTCCTCGAACTCTTTGATCCAAAACGTGTTTCAAACGGTGAAGGCCAAGGAGATCGAAGGGGTTCGCTCGGAACTTGTGACCAGTCTGTCCGGCTATTCTCCTCTAACCAAGGATTACATAGTCACCAACGGAAACAAGATGAACCTGCAAGTCGCCGTCCACTACGACGCGCATCTCGACAAGACGCGTGTTCTGGTCGGCTCCCCGATTGTGACGATTGAATATTAG
- the murA gene encoding UDP-N-acetylglucosamine 1-carboxyvinyltransferase, translating into MALIVVQGGQRLEGTVRAYGAKNAVLPILAATLLPESGASLLDQVPPLSDVYHLRGILDALGCVTEELGDGKLRLTAQHVDTTEAPTELVSKLRASFLVMGPLLARFGKARVGMPGGCSIGSRPIDLHLEGFAALGAEIEIGETFIEATAPTGRLKGASIPLRFASVGATQNLMMAAVLAEGKTVIENAACEPEIVDLADFLNAMGADVRDAGTATMTIYGVDSLRGANHSIIPDRIEAGTFLVAGAITGGNVLVEGAQAQHLRPVIEKLREAGAQITEEKNALRVVRTGRLRPLDVTTGVHPGYPTDMQAQMSALLAVTPGTSYVTETVFENRFQHFDELALMGANVRIDGRTAVVTGVNRLQGADVTATDLRAGAAMILAGLVAEGETRIHAIHHIERGYVDVVERFRALGADLRKTEDVRELQLK; encoded by the coding sequence TTGGCACTTATCGTCGTTCAGGGCGGACAACGCCTAGAAGGCACCGTGCGTGCGTACGGTGCCAAGAATGCAGTTTTGCCGATTCTGGCAGCCACGCTGTTGCCCGAGTCCGGTGCCTCTCTCTTGGATCAGGTGCCACCGCTCTCTGACGTATACCACCTGCGCGGGATCTTGGACGCGCTCGGCTGCGTCACGGAGGAACTCGGCGACGGGAAACTGCGCCTCACTGCACAACATGTTGATACAACAGAAGCGCCGACAGAGTTGGTCTCCAAACTGCGGGCTTCTTTTCTCGTTATGGGCCCTTTGTTGGCACGATTTGGAAAGGCACGCGTCGGCATGCCCGGCGGGTGTTCGATCGGCTCGCGTCCGATCGACCTGCACTTGGAGGGCTTTGCAGCGCTCGGCGCCGAGATTGAAATCGGCGAGACGTTTATTGAAGCAACGGCACCGACAGGACGCTTGAAGGGGGCTTCCATCCCTTTGCGTTTTGCCAGTGTCGGCGCCACGCAGAACTTGATGATGGCCGCCGTGCTCGCAGAGGGCAAGACGGTCATCGAAAACGCAGCGTGTGAGCCGGAGATCGTCGATCTCGCCGACTTCCTCAATGCGATGGGAGCCGATGTCCGCGACGCGGGCACGGCGACGATGACCATCTACGGCGTCGACTCGTTGCGCGGCGCGAACCATTCGATCATCCCGGATCGCATCGAAGCGGGGACGTTCCTCGTCGCCGGTGCGATCACGGGCGGCAACGTTCTCGTCGAAGGAGCGCAAGCGCAACATCTGCGCCCCGTGATCGAGAAACTTCGCGAAGCCGGAGCTCAGATCACCGAGGAAAAAAACGCCCTGCGCGTCGTGCGCACAGGTCGTTTGCGTCCCCTCGACGTCACCACCGGCGTGCATCCGGGCTACCCGACCGACATGCAAGCGCAGATGTCGGCGTTGCTCGCGGTGACGCCGGGCACGTCGTATGTGACGGAGACGGTGTTTGAGAACCGCTTTCAACACTTTGACGAACTGGCACTCATGGGAGCAAATGTACGTATCGATGGCCGCACTGCGGTCGTCACCGGCGTCAACCGCCTGCAAGGGGCCGACGTGACGGCGACCGACCTGCGCGCCGGAGCTGCGATGATTCTCGCCGGCCTCGTTGCCGAGGGAGAGACTCGCATCCACGCCATCCACCACATCGAACGCGGCTACGTAGACGTCGTCGAACGCTTCCGAGCGCTCGGGGCCGACCTGCGCAAAACGGAAGATGTGCGGGAACTGCAACTGAAGTAA
- the spoIID gene encoding stage II sporulation protein D, with product MTKKTWLLIPLLILALITATVLVPSAFVTLWPSSAKQNASTSPSLVELDNQDDFEIKVYLKDQDKIVPMSLEKYVRGVVAAEMPITFQDEALKAQAVAARTYVVRRLLAGTKTEQGADVSDDHNDGQAYSTDEKLQKNWGMFNYPKNISKINNAVNATKGKVLLYQGKPIEALFFSTSSGKTENSEDYWGKEVPYLRSVDSPWDLKSEKYAADLTLSLVDFSSKLGITAVSASTMSKLIAPVERTVADHIKKIKVGDKVFSGPDFRKLLGLRSTMFTWEIDRGNNTIVFHTKGYGHDVGLSQYGADGMAKEGKKAEEILLHYYQGVQVGNARDLLQTK from the coding sequence ATGACCAAAAAGACCTGGCTCCTGATCCCACTGCTCATCCTCGCGCTGATCACTGCAACGGTGCTCGTGCCCTCGGCGTTCGTCACGCTGTGGCCGTCGAGTGCCAAACAGAACGCCTCCACCTCGCCAAGCCTCGTGGAATTGGACAACCAAGACGATTTCGAAATCAAAGTCTACCTCAAAGACCAAGACAAGATCGTCCCGATGAGCCTGGAGAAATACGTGCGCGGTGTCGTGGCGGCCGAGATGCCGATCACGTTCCAAGACGAAGCGTTAAAAGCCCAAGCCGTTGCCGCTCGCACCTACGTCGTGCGTCGTCTCCTCGCCGGGACGAAGACCGAGCAAGGGGCGGACGTCAGCGACGACCACAACGACGGGCAGGCCTATTCCACCGACGAGAAGCTCCAGAAGAACTGGGGCATGTTCAACTACCCGAAGAACATCTCCAAAATCAACAACGCCGTCAACGCCACCAAAGGCAAAGTCTTGCTCTACCAAGGCAAGCCGATTGAAGCTTTGTTCTTCTCAACCTCCAGCGGCAAGACGGAGAATTCCGAAGACTACTGGGGCAAGGAAGTTCCTTATTTGCGTTCGGTCGACTCTCCGTGGGACTTGAAATCGGAGAAGTATGCGGCCGACCTGACGCTTTCGCTCGTGGACTTCTCCTCGAAACTCGGCATCACCGCCGTTTCTGCTTCCACGATGAGCAAGTTGATCGCTCCCGTGGAGCGCACCGTCGCCGATCATATCAAGAAGATCAAAGTCGGGGACAAAGTGTTCAGCGGCCCGGACTTCCGCAAACTGCTCGGACTGCGCTCGACGATGTTCACGTGGGAGATCGACCGCGGGAACAACACGATCGTGTTTCACACCAAAGGCTACGGCCACGACGTTGGCCTCTCCCAATACGGGGCGGACGGAATGGCCAAGGAAGGGAAAAAAGCGGAGGAGATCCTCCTGCACTACTACCAAGGCGTGCAGGTTGGCAACGCCCGCGATTTGTTGCAAACGAAGTAG
- a CDS encoding M23 family metallopeptidase, whose product MNNNNENKNMQDKAQETNKSAKSSFFAKRWTFPVIYLAASVLIVGLMYAKSQEASPYDVKKTTETPNVAGPTIPSTDNAATPTNAAPTFQWPVGEGGGDAAISMDFYREDASEEEQAASLISYENRFIPNQGVNLGLQNDAPFTVIAAAKGTVLSVTEDPLMGQTIEIQHDGGYTTYYASLSNVDVQKGAQVLAGQPIAKTGNNRLEKDEKNHLHFELRKDGKPVDPNTLLPEKPKMDNAKTTHTDSQQSTTTSGTASDASEKASSTATQPAEKKDGANASDTSKAKDSTKTDDTGKATDDAAKDQAPAEKTDGATTPAE is encoded by the coding sequence ATGAACAACAACAATGAAAACAAAAACATGCAAGACAAAGCGCAAGAAACGAACAAATCTGCCAAGTCTTCGTTTTTTGCCAAGCGCTGGACGTTCCCGGTTATCTATCTCGCAGCATCCGTCCTCATCGTTGGTTTGATGTACGCCAAATCCCAAGAAGCGTCACCGTACGATGTGAAGAAAACGACGGAAACCCCGAATGTGGCCGGCCCGACGATTCCGAGCACCGACAACGCGGCAACCCCGACGAACGCAGCACCGACCTTCCAATGGCCGGTCGGAGAAGGCGGCGGCGACGCGGCGATCTCGATGGACTTCTACCGCGAAGACGCGTCCGAAGAAGAGCAAGCGGCATCGCTGATCTCCTATGAAAACCGCTTCATCCCGAACCAAGGTGTGAACCTCGGTCTGCAAAACGACGCACCGTTCACCGTCATCGCAGCAGCGAAAGGCACCGTCCTCTCCGTCACCGAAGATCCGCTGATGGGTCAAACCATCGAGATCCAACATGACGGCGGCTACACCACCTACTACGCATCGCTCTCCAACGTCGATGTGCAAAAAGGCGCGCAAGTCCTCGCAGGCCAACCGATCGCCAAGACCGGCAACAACCGCCTGGAGAAAGACGAGAAAAACCACCTGCACTTCGAACTGCGCAAGGACGGCAAACCGGTAGACCCGAACACCCTGCTCCCGGAAAAACCGAAGATGGACAACGCGAAAACCACGCATACCGACTCTCAGCAATCGACGACCACGTCCGGCACCGCAAGCGACGCTTCCGAAAAAGCTTCCAGCACCGCAACGCAACCGGCTGAGAAGAAAGACGGCGCGAACGCTTCCGACACCAGCAAAGCGAAAGACAGCACCAAAACCGATGACACCGGCAAAGCGACCGACGATGCAGCGAAAGACCAAGCTCCGGCTGAAAAAACCGACGGTGCAACGACTCCCGCCGAGTAG
- the spoIIID gene encoding sporulation transcriptional regulator SpoIIID, with product MHDYIKERTLKIGEYIVETKNTVRTIAREFGVSKSTVHKDLTERLPEINPDLANRVKEILEYHKSIRHLRGGEATKKKYRKDETKRKMAKNLHVERGVSAPL from the coding sequence ATGCATGATTACATCAAAGAACGCACCCTAAAAATCGGCGAATACATCGTGGAGACCAAGAACACGGTCCGAACGATCGCCCGAGAGTTTGGGGTCTCCAAAAGCACGGTACACAAAGACCTGACGGAGCGTTTGCCGGAAATCAATCCGGATCTCGCAAACCGGGTGAAAGAGATTCTGGAATACCACAAATCCATCCGCCATCTGCGGGGAGGAGAGGCGACCAAGAAGAAGTACCGCAAAGACGAAACAAAGCGAAAAATGGCGAAAAACCTGCATGTGGAAAGAGGAGTTTCCGCACCCCTGTAG
- a CDS encoding rod shape-determining protein: MFGIDIGVDLGTANVLVHVKGKGIVLDEPSVVAIDSQTKKVVAVGEEARRMLGRTPGHIVATRPLREGVIADFDTTEIMLRHFINKSIGKSPFKRPRVMICVPSGITSVEQKAVIEAAERTGAKQVYLISEPKAAAIGAGLDIFEPSGSMVVDIGGGTTDVAVLSLGDVVTANSIRVAGDKFDEAIIRHIRKDHSLLIGERTAEEIKIKVASVFPYARHETLDIRGRDMISGLPKTVTVVSEEMREALQETVDLIVVTTKSVLEQTPPELAADIFDKGIVLTGGGALLHGLDRLLQQELQVPVHIAQDPLFCVVKGTGIALDNLNKVTRSLLNKKTTNAVHV; the protein is encoded by the coding sequence ATGTTCGGAATTGACATCGGCGTGGACTTAGGTACGGCGAACGTGCTGGTTCATGTCAAAGGCAAGGGTATTGTACTCGATGAGCCGTCAGTCGTGGCCATCGACAGTCAAACGAAAAAAGTCGTTGCAGTCGGCGAAGAGGCGCGTCGGATGCTTGGACGTACGCCGGGGCACATCGTGGCAACCCGGCCGCTGCGTGAAGGCGTCATCGCCGACTTTGATACTACAGAGATTATGCTTCGCCATTTCATCAACAAGTCGATCGGCAAAAGTCCGTTCAAGCGTCCGCGCGTGATGATCTGCGTGCCTTCCGGGATCACCTCGGTCGAGCAGAAAGCGGTCATCGAAGCGGCGGAGCGAACGGGTGCGAAGCAAGTCTATTTGATTTCAGAACCGAAAGCAGCCGCGATTGGGGCCGGGCTCGACATCTTTGAGCCGTCCGGCAGCATGGTGGTCGATATTGGCGGAGGCACGACCGACGTAGCCGTTCTCTCGCTCGGAGATGTGGTCACCGCCAATTCGATTCGCGTCGCGGGGGACAAGTTTGACGAAGCGATCATTCGCCATATTCGCAAAGACCATTCTCTGTTGATCGGTGAACGCACGGCCGAAGAAATCAAGATCAAAGTGGCGTCCGTTTTCCCGTATGCTCGTCATGAGACGCTGGATATTCGCGGTCGCGACATGATCTCCGGATTGCCGAAAACGGTGACGGTTGTATCGGAAGAGATGCGGGAAGCGTTGCAAGAGACGGTCGATCTGATCGTCGTCACAACGAAAAGCGTCTTGGAACAGACCCCGCCGGAGTTGGCAGCCGATATTTTTGACAAAGGCATCGTATTGACCGGGGGCGGCGCTCTGTTGCACGGGCTGGACCGCCTGTTGCAGCAAGAGTTGCAAGTTCCGGTGCATATCGCCCAAGACCCGCTGTTCTGCGTCGTCAAAGGCACCGGCATCGCACTGGACAACCTCAACAAAGTCACTCGGTCGCTTCTTAATAAAAAAACCACCAACGCCGTCCATGTCTAA
- a CDS encoding flagellar hook-basal body protein yields MIRGLYIAQSGMHSNERMQEVITNNIANANTVGYKGDTSVVRSFPDELLFRMNDLQKGGPGGNKREIGTLSSGAFLEEIVPRFVQGQLVASDNPHARAIVDSLPRDDQDFRRAFFPVQERNSGNVMYTRDGDFHVEPGTNFLVDSGGNYVLPTDSTTHNAVNDARIKVDPDGKYAITDANGRGYQIPPGRTIQEGIVYIQDSNKLEKYGDSLYQGGTVITNNAELSTLASTMQEKQLEQSNVDMAGSMVSMMQVMRSYEANQRMIKTLDGTLEKAATIGRL; encoded by the coding sequence ATGATTCGCGGTCTGTACATCGCACAGTCGGGCATGCATTCCAACGAACGCATGCAGGAAGTGATCACGAACAACATTGCCAACGCCAATACCGTCGGCTACAAGGGCGACACGTCTGTCGTCCGCTCGTTTCCGGATGAGTTGCTGTTTCGCATGAACGACTTGCAGAAGGGCGGACCGGGCGGCAACAAGCGCGAAATCGGGACGCTCAGCAGCGGGGCTTTCTTGGAAGAGATCGTGCCGCGCTTCGTGCAAGGTCAACTCGTCGCGTCGGACAACCCTCACGCCCGCGCCATCGTAGACTCTCTGCCGCGCGACGATCAGGACTTCCGCCGTGCTTTCTTCCCGGTGCAGGAGCGCAACTCCGGCAACGTCATGTATACGCGCGACGGTGATTTCCATGTCGAGCCGGGCACGAACTTCCTCGTCGATTCCGGCGGCAACTACGTGCTGCCGACCGATTCGACGACGCACAACGCCGTCAACGACGCTCGGATCAAAGTCGATCCCGACGGCAAGTACGCGATCACCGACGCAAACGGCCGAGGATATCAAATTCCGCCGGGCCGCACGATCCAAGAGGGCATCGTTTACATCCAAGACAGCAACAAATTGGAGAAGTACGGCGATTCGCTCTACCAGGGCGGCACGGTGATCACGAACAACGCCGAGCTCTCGACTCTTGCAAGCACCATGCAGGAGAAGCAGTTGGAGCAGTCCAACGTGGACATGGCGGGCTCGATGGTCTCGATGATGCAAGTGATGCGCAGTTACGAAGCCAATCAACGGATGATCAAGACGTTGGACGGCACGCTTGAAAAAGCCGCCACCATCGGTCGTCTCTAA
- a CDS encoding flagellar hook-basal body protein, with amino-acid sequence MRSLWTSAHGMSAMQTRLDSLGHNMANLNTTGYKSEDVQFKDMLYLTMQQKDGVKSLPGRLTTADLRLGHGVLAVGTVASFAQGEIQTTQNALDLAIQGDGFFKIRAYDQSNTPFDAYTRDGSFKVGTVGTDQYLVTADGNPVLDTNNQPILLTDYDAASVKVDQNGVISALPSSPANGTAYVELGQIEVTRIAHPESNLTAAGENLYRQVANANPADIQANGTVLNGVRHSTLQQRALEMSNVDMSQQMTEMIVAQRAYSLNARALTTTDQMMGIANNLRA; translated from the coding sequence ATGAGATCGCTGTGGACTTCGGCTCATGGGATGTCCGCGATGCAGACGCGTCTGGATTCGCTCGGGCATAACATGGCCAACTTGAACACGACCGGCTACAAGTCGGAGGATGTGCAGTTCAAAGATATGCTCTACCTCACGATGCAGCAGAAGGACGGAGTCAAGTCTCTCCCGGGACGCTTGACGACGGCAGACCTGCGGCTGGGTCACGGGGTTCTCGCCGTCGGTACGGTCGCGTCGTTTGCGCAAGGCGAGATTCAGACCACGCAAAACGCCCTCGACCTCGCGATTCAAGGGGACGGATTCTTCAAGATCCGAGCGTACGACCAATCGAACACCCCGTTCGACGCGTACACCCGTGACGGTTCGTTCAAAGTCGGCACCGTCGGGACCGATCAATACTTGGTCACCGCCGACGGCAATCCGGTGCTCGACACCAACAACCAACCGATCCTGCTGACCGACTACGACGCGGCCTCCGTAAAAGTCGATCAGAACGGTGTGATCTCGGCGCTCCCGAGCTCGCCTGCCAACGGCACCGCGTATGTGGAGCTTGGCCAGATCGAAGTAACGCGCATCGCGCATCCGGAATCCAATCTCACCGCTGCGGGTGAGAATCTCTATCGCCAGGTGGCCAACGCCAACCCGGCTGACATTCAAGCAAACGGAACTGTACTCAACGGCGTTCGTCACAGCACCCTGCAACAGCGGGCGCTGGAAATGTCCAACGTCGATATGTCCCAGCAGATGACGGAGATGATCGTGGCCCAGCGTGCCTACTCGTTGAACGCACGCGCCTTGACGACAACCGATCAGATGATGGGCATCGCCAACAACCTGCGGGCGTAG